The genomic DNA gtcatgttctttactctttgtgtatcccttgactgactttgtgggtagttgatttaattttgcatttgcttagtaattaattagtctacttcctttactgtgcttTTACTTTCTCTGGTGGTAGTTATTTAGCCTTacatgtatagcagtccctcaaaaatacactgtagagatggtttgcaggagatgaattccttcaacttttgcttatctggaaattgtttaatccccacttcaaatttaaattataatctttctAGGTAGAGTATTcctggttcaaggtccttctgtttcatttcattaaatatatcatgccactcccttctgccctgtaaggtttctgctgtgaagtctcatgatagcctgatgggttttcctttgtatgtgatcatttttctctctcttgctgcctttaatactctttccttgtcattgatcgttgccattttaattattatatgtcttggtgttgtctttcttggtcccttgtgttggggaatCTGTGCTCTtccttggcctgagagactatttccttccccagattgggaacaTTTTCAGCatttcctcaaaaacactttctatccctttttctctctcttcttctttgggtacccctataatgagactattgttccttttggactgctcacacagttctcttattattctctcattcctagagatcctttttttctctctgtgcctcagcttctttctattcttgttctgtaatttctatttcatttaccatctcctctagtacatctaatctgctttcaaatccctccattgtgtgtttcatttctgatactgcatttttcaaactttctatctctttcttgaagtccttcatgaggtcttgaatatttttctgtagctccatgagcatgtttatgatttttattttgaaatatttctcaggaagactggagatttcagtttcacttagccctctttctcgtgtttgagggatttggggtTGTACCAGGCTCTTTTgctctttcatatttctaatggttaCTATAATGATTTTGTGTATGTGGCACACTCTAGTGCCctgaaactctactctctggagctacccaacccctggagtgatggcaggcaTCACAGGCATGTGGTGCCGGTGCCTGCTGGtcagaaagagctctttcctgcttcctgattgcagtgcctgcctccactgccagggccagtgggctgagcacacagggaggagcctctgtactATGCCCTTGTATCTGCTGTAGATGGGGCTGCACTCCtgctggcctggcatgatggcagGAGCAGCAGGTTTTCTAACTGGTGCTGGCTGGGTGGAAGGAGCAGCATGCTGTGTATCATAGTGAGGGCCTCAGTGCTGCATTTCCAGATGGGTGTGGAGTgtgtgaagctcctgaaagttcccaacctgctgagctgagtgtgccaggatgattttgtccatctgtcctttctcctgagcagcaagctctgtgtaatccttgccctgtTAGccaccctctcactgttgggaagtctttcaaagtgcccacctttcttttgtcccagagcagctgcttgtgagtacctgttctccacagcagctggaatctcagtctctccaagtattctgcctgtctttgttttccaacccctctaatctccagagcaccatgtaatgtaggttcatgctcctggagcagatcttcaGGGGTGGATGTTTAGatgtcctgggcttctactcccttcctgctccatttcttttcctcccaccagtgagctggggtgggggtagggcttgggtcccgctggattatgacttttactttacctttttccatgaggtcttctcttttccccagatgtaggatGCCTGTTGcaatcttctttctggtcactctttcaggtttagctgtatttgttgtattttcatgttatatgtggttttgggaggaggtttctgcctcacttctcactctGTCATCTTGTTTAATCTCCAGTTTGACAATTCTTATATAAGTCTTATAATTGCATTGAGAGTTCTGGAGGTCCAAAGTCTGTGAAGATGAGTCAGCAGGGCCGCATTCCTCTGTTGGTCCCAGTAGAGAGTCtgctttcttgccttttccagtttttagaggctgcctgcattcctttgACTCTTGGTTATTCCTCCATCACTCAGTCTCTCCTCACTCGCACCAGCAGCTCTCTTGGCCCCCTGCCTGTTCTCATGGCTCTGAGCCCAAGCTGACCAGCTTTCTCTCCCAAACCACTCAGAACTCCTTTTCCAACAGCATTGTCTCCTCTTCTTGGGTGGCTTTTTCTTTGAAACTTATCTTTCCCCTCCACAGCTGCTCAAGtctctctttctacctaacattcctaacagaTCTGTAGTTCCAGTGAACTGCCAAAAACTTAATTTTAGAAACAGGATATATTAACTcataaacaaataaagaaatgtgcAGATAATTTCTCAGGGATTATTTTTTAGTGAGTGCTCATAAGACCTcagattaatattttaatatatggattttttaaaaatatttaattaatattttaaaaaccacccAGCATGGTCTGTATTAAACATTCACTCTGATTTTAATAAGCAGCATTTTGTATATCTTTTGCCAAAAGTATTAAAAACATGGCTCttatggtatttatttttctaattttcttcgaGGAAAAGTAATTCAAAGGTTTTCAACAGACAGGAAGTAAGGTATTCATATGAATTAGGTCAAAATTAAAAGCTATACTGGCTTTTATAAgttaatagttattagttaccaAGACCAGCTATGTCCCAGACAATATGCTTGGTACTCTTATGTTTACAATAACCCAGAAGGTATGTGCCAGTATTCCCACTTACAGATAAGAGAAGTAAGATTTaagagtgtttaaaaaaaaaaagaaagaaaaccttgccaaggtcacccagcttgtGAATGGCACTCAGAATTTAAAATTAGGCTCCAAACACCATGATCTTTCCACCACGGCACCCTGCTTTGTTTTGTTcgttcattttattcattcattgaccTAAACTGCATCATCTTCTTAATTCAAACATTACTCATGAGGCATGTAGGCCTGGTGGGAAGTTACTGCAATCTTATAAAAGACAGCAAATGAGTAGAAGCCATACTCCACAGGCTCATGGGAGGAGAcagggagaaagaggagagtaGGATGGCAATGGGCCTTCTGGCTTCAGGAATGCTAAAGTGCCTTTAAGCACCATGATGAGTGAGCAGGAAGGATGGGCCTGGTGAGGAAGAGGGTCCATTGCAAGCATTCTGAGTAGAGGTTCCCGTTACATTTACATGGGCTTCCTGCGGGCAGGAGAGCAGTAGTTAAGCATGGTTCGGTATCAACCATGCTTGGCCTGAACCTGACTgagctccaccacttactaggTACACagctttgggcaagttaccttaCCTCATAGAGTTTCAGATTCTCAtacataaaataggaataataatacctATCTCAAAGCATTGTTAGGAAGATAGaaataattcatataaaataGCTAATATGGTGTCTGTCATAttttaagtactcaataaatggcaTTTTATTACTAATAACACAGATGGTTACAGTAAGTGTGACACTGGAGTGGAAGACATCTGAGCTGGAAAATGTTTTTAGTTTGGTGTCTGAGCTGTGGTTGAGGGCATAAGAATCAATGAAGTCAACAAGTGTACAGAGCTGAGATCACAACTCCCAGTGCCCCATGGCCAGGGAGCAAACTGGTGAAGTAAGTTGGTATAAGCATGTTTGTACTGTGTGACTGGGAGGAACTCAGGAAATACCGAGTGCACAGTCTCTCTAAAGAAAAAGGCTGCTCCTCTGCTTGAGATGATTTGCTTCCAGGGTAAAATTTGGCCCAGCACCACGAGATCTCCTGGGGGTTTTggggggtttttgtttgtttgttttgtcttatcAAAAGAAGCCCGAAATTTCCCAACAAATTGAACACATATGTAGGCCAGACTGTGGCTTATTGGCTGTCAGACTATGGCCTCTGGTGTAAAGAAGGAAGAGGGCTGTGGGTAGAGCCCTAGAAAACACCAGCATTCAAGGGGAGGATGAGGGgacagggaaagaggaagagtgAAGGGTGAAGCGGACTGAGAAAGGCAGAgaacagagagggaaagagaagactGGAACAGAGTTGAGGCTCAAGAAGCCAGGGAAGAGGAGACTCTGCAGGAAGAGAGGCATCAACACCATCGCAGGCGCCACAGGGTCCACAGGGTCCGAACCACGCACACAGCCCATTAAGAGTGGGGACCTCTTCTTGAGACTGCCGATGCAATTACCACTAAGGAGAAGGGGCATAATACTCAAAGAAATCATGTCAGTGTTAGAAATGTGGGAAGAAGTCTGAGGGAAAGAAGAATAGTGCATTAACAGAATTCTAATTGAAGCATGCCCTTGAACCAGAGAGTTGCTCTGAGGACTTCCAGTAAATGTCTTTTCAAAAGCCAAGATGGAGTTGGGCAGTTCAGCTGACTATCCccagaggcaggcaggaggcTGGAACGCTTGCAGCCTCTTTCCCCCATCAGGGAGTTAGCAGATCAGACCTAGGAAAGTACGAGGATTAAAAAAACTCCAACACTCTAACCAGTAATGAATtctgatattttatttgtttccatgtaAATACCAATATTATTATTAgctatattattaatattaatattaatactcTCAGAGCAAGGAAAGCACTAAATACAAAATTATGGCTTGAAATAGGGGACCTGCCCAGTAAGCTTAAGAACAAATTATGATTTTGGATCCAGATTGGGCTCCCTTAAGCCATTCCCTAAATAGAAAACCACTAAGTAACAGTTACTTTTGAAGGAACAACCAAGAAGGCTGAGGGAAGGTGTTAGCttgtccaagaaaaaaaaaattccacacaATGAAAGAGAAGGTTACCACATCTTGACTCATAGTAACCAGTACATAGACATTCACAGTTATCACTATGAGCCTAAGATTCTAAAATGATCATTTAACAAGAAGGGAAAGTAGGATCCAAAAATTGGAACATATTTGCCCCAGTTCACTTGGCTAGTTAGGGATGGAGTCAAAGTTAAAATTCTAATCTCCTCACTTCTCATGCAGTTCTCTTTCCACAAAACGTTTTTGTGTCCACAGAAGGGTTAGGTATCCCTTCAAAGGGATGACTTAAAGGGGGCACGCATATTTAGATGGGTGGAAGGTGGGGGAGTGAGGGTGGTACATGGCAGCAGTGTCCCTGTGTGGCTGAAAGAGTCTGGCATGGGAGGAGCAGACAATAGGAACCCAAAAGGAGTAGGCACCTGGCATGAGAGGCCCGGGCACCAAAGACAGTCCACAGAACAGCAATCATGCTTAAGCCTGGAATGTGCATGTCCAGGAGAAATACAGTGAGCAATTCCAAACTTAAACAAGTAAACATAGGTTTTCTTAAATATTATCTATACTTACAACCACTTATTTACTAGATGTCACTCATTGAGTAACTGACTTTGCAGGTCACAGTCAataacaaatacacacacacacacacacacacacacacatttaaatcCTCTTAGTAGTCAAAACAGATACCACAGGTTATCTTGCTCCTAACAATTAATATAAAGCATTTAGCCCAATACCTGGTCCACAGGAGGCCCTCCATAAATGTTTACCAAGGATAATGATTCTGTTTGATTATGTGAGTGCCTTGGCAGCCACTCAGAGCTGGTTACTCTTGCCTTATGCACAATTTCTCTTCTTTGGCTTCTTTTTACTAAGCATTTTTATTTACCTTCTCTCCATAACAGATTAAAATAAAGGGGTGGGAATATAGTTGGAGATAGACACTTACGAGGAGATGGAAAACTGTGTTagacaggcagaaaaaaaaagtccaaatgTAATTGAGACCATTTAGTGTAGGAGCAAACTGCCTTCCACCTTTCTGGAGATCCTGAAGGTATCAATGTATATCAGCACAGTGCAATTACTGTGATGGCACAGAATCATCCAGAAAGATTCTAGGATAGGTTGTAAACTCTACTGAAAATGGCAGAGGAGCATTTGCTaccattaaaacatttttttatcaaaaatgtaaaaacttaCAAATCATCTGGAAATTAGACtattaaaaaatcacatttctgCATAATGCCATAAGCCTGATACATCAACAGGGACATTTAAACTAAACACAGTAGGATCTTATTCCCTTAAAAGCCTTGATATTGGTTGGTTGTTGGTCCTTCTGGTCAATTATCAATGTGAGGTCATCTGTGATACTATGATGTTTCTAAAAAGagatctttatttttcaaaagatacaataacttctcagtgtcttttgaTATAAAGTTGCATTTGATAACATAATTGCCTCATTTTTGAAACTAGCAATGTGGTACCATGTGTACAAGGCATGGGACTGAGGTGTATCTCGGCATAAGCAGGAAGATGCCCATGTCGCTTTGCCTATCAGTGGCAAAATTTGTGTTATCTTCCCCAGACTATTTAAATTCTTACTGACTTACCCTGAGAGGTCCAGTTTCACTGCTCTCCTGTGCAATAAAGATAACTTTCACAATGAATTATCTCACTCTCCCAGTTTAGAAAAATCTCTCTCAGTTTTCCTCAAATCACTGATGAGATTTTTCACAGTGTCACCCCAAGATGACTCTTTGAAAGGAAATTCTACTGGGAACATTTGGAGGGTGGGAAAGCAAAGTGGTAAAGAAAAAAAGCACTCCTTAGCCAGCTTACTCTTCATCAAGTCCTGACAGCTTTTTACaagttcattttccttttgaacACCACCAAATGTGAGAGGTATTTAGGCAATATGCAAACTGCAGCCAATTTCATCTTGGAGAGGCATCTTTGGCTGCCAGGGGTTAGTCCACACCACCTTTGGCAGATTCATAGCCCCCTCTTTGGTCCTCTTCATTTTTACAGTGCCAGGTGTCAAGTTTCCAGCGAAAGGTAGTCAAGTGTCTTATTTAATAAGGAAACTTTACTGTGACAATTTCTTGACCAATAGAAGCAATGTGTCTTAAGGGAGAGACACATTTTCTCATTCTCACAGATGTGCCTTAGAGGCTTGAGGCAGTCGTGAGGGATGAAGGCTAGATTGACAAGATATGAGGATAAATAAAGTTAAGTGGTGTGTCAAATAAGTATTAAATATCCCTGAGTGGGGGTATCTGCTTCTGGTCACATCCTGTGTGGCCAGATACAGGGGCTGAATCGGGACAGCTCCTCTACCCTCAAGGTAGAATCACTGTCCTGTCCACCCCCAGCTCTGTGTCCATGCTGGTGCCTGGCTCAGGTGTGGCCATCAAGTCTTCAGTAGGCACAGAATCCACCAGGATTTTGATGAATGAGAATCAGTTCCCCACCATTCACCTGGATGTCTTCACAAGAGGTATCATCAGTGGTCACATTCAAGTAGACTTTGTCCTTGAAAGCCAGATAGGGCACTGCAATGGAGTTGACAGACTTGACCTTGCTCAGGGAGAAGAGGGGTTCCCGACCTTTCCGGTAATGAAGGCTGAGGCTGAGCTCCTGGGAGAAGTAGCCCTTCAGGGAGATGAGATAAAATCCATCACAACGGATGATGATTGCGTTGTCTTGCACCTTCATGGTCTCATACTTGCTTGGGGATGTGATGATGAAACCTTTCTCATTATCACATCCTAAGGAGGGCAGGGCAAGAAGGAAAAGAACACAAGAATCATTCCTTAAGCCCAGCATTTAGTATCAACCTTCCAGTACATCTGGAAACATGTAAGAGAAAGTGATAGTGATTTTGAGaagaatgaaagagagagagcactgtgtcTCTACATGAGGGTTAGAATCTACTTTACCTGAGGAATGGAAGAGGCAAAGCTAGCAGCCAACAGGTTTTCAGATAGAACTGGGAGATTATAGTGATCAGCAGTTGTCACAGCAGTTGTGGAAGGAAATGGAGCTTTGAGGTTTCCCTAATTTTTCAAAAGCAGCGGTTCCACAACTTCAGTGCCTCCTTTCTTCTCAATAGCTAGACTAGGGCAAAGGGTGCTGGGAGTGCCCCTCACCTGGATCCTGCACACCACCTCCATGCAAAGCAATTGTTTTTAACTCTCTTCCCTATCCTCTCTTCACCTGACCATGAAATGCAAATTTGTCCCAGGCCCCGGGCACTGGACTAGCCTACAGCATGTACTACTGGCCTTTGCCTGCAGTCATTTAAGCTTTATAAGGCTACTATGCACAGAATGTCTGTGGGTTCAGGTTCTGCTCAGTAAGATGCAGGTGGAAGAGCTCAGGAACAGACCtgcttctcccttctccccttctGTTGTGGGTTTTTCCTGGAATGTGCCTTGGGAAGAGTTGCTGCCACAGGAGAAAGaatagaaggaggaagaggaggaggcagatgCAGAGTGATGGCTCTGGTAGCTTTGCGTGGGGCCATTCCAAGGGTAAATCAAAAAgactgaatttattttatttccatctCAGCTCCAGTATCAGCTGAATGGCCAAGAAACCACATCGCAGACTTCCTGCTCTGTTGCATGTTTCTTGGTGACAGGAAAGGATAGGTTCCCACTGCTGGACACAGTTCAGTAATTGTTGCTTTGTACCAAGCCCAGGGGGCATCTTTGAATTGAAAACGAGGACCACTGAAGGCAAGATATATTTCCCATCAGGCTCAGGGGGAtgtaataaacaaatgaataaccATATAGAAACTGCTGGTGCTTGTCCTAGTAGGACTCATAGATCCAAATAATGTTCTCCTGATAAAGAACCACCTTGCCTTCATATCTGGGCCTCTCTCCACTCACATTAAGGTAAAAAGTGTGTCCTGTAACAATGTGAAATGATGTGACTTACAGCCAGGCCAACTTGTAAGAAGTAAAGCTTTAGCTTCACTAcctaaaaaatgagaataattccTACTCAGAGGGTCCCTGGAAGGATTAAGTGAGGCACATAATGTAATTAATACAATGGCAAGCACATATTAGGTAACTAATTGCaccccttttcttctttataccCCCTTTTGTGTCCATAATGAAGGTGATATGCATGCTCCAATAATTCCAGGATTTAGAGCTTTCCTGAGGACAGAGAGAGGCCTTGTGTTCTAGAGAAAATTAAGAGACTGGAGAgaagattctttttaaaatataattcagtTAAACTTTTGACCATACTTACTGGTAAATTGTACTCTGATACTTTGAATTGGAGGATATTGAGGTGGCACCTGAAGGAggaaaaatgatatatttttagaaaaataaaggtgAACAAATGGAATTGACAAGTCATATCCTAAGAAGCAGAAACATGGTAGCTTGCAGAGGCAACAACTTGACAAAAGACTTGGTTCTTTCTATGAAGATCAGACCCAGACTTCCAACCTGTGTCCCCCGTGCTTTTCAATAGCATCTTCCGAGATAAGTTAGGACTATTCAGCTCTTCCATGCAAGCATCTAAAAATCTATCTTCATTTCTACTGAACTCTTTTTTGAGATATTGTTTTGGCTCACTGAGCCCCAATTTCTTATTGTTGGGGAACAGATTATTAATACTCATCTTCTCAAGAAACCCATTCAGCCATAGAGATCTCCTCTTGGAGAAGGGTGTGACCAGTCAATCACCatgctcacagactccaagaatgagctGGGATTGAATTCTGGAAGCTTCCTGGCTGCTTGCTCTTTCACTGTAACACAGGAGTAAGCGTGTCCTGTTTTCAGGGCTACAGGTGATAAAAACTGGTCTAATCCTGCAGAGTTCAGTAGATTTGAGTGCAACTTCTTCTAATGTCTTTCCCTTCTCTTCAGCCTCTTGCAAAATTTAACTTGAGCCAAGTGAATTCTCAACAGccagaaagaagtaaaacaatggagaaagaaaatcaaGTAGAACATATGTCTGTAGTAATTCGgtggttaaaaaaacaaagcagttcAACACGGAGTAAACTCTGAAATagattaagtgaaaaaagtaaaagcaaagggCAGAATCATGCATAAAATACATTCCCATTtgtgtataaaaataataatgctcaTATGGGCATTGAATATGTCTGAGACCCTGGTCATAAATGTTGCcctggaaaaaataattggaaGCCTGAGGTCAGGAGTTGGAGGGAGCCTTCATTTTCATGGTCTACTTTTTTACAGTTTTGAAATTTGAACCGTATATTGCATACTAAAAAAAGACATTGAAGAAAACACTGCCTATTGTTCCTGCCAAGAACAACAGCTCCTCCCGTAAGGTTATTCTTGGCATGGTATCCTGACCATTCTTGGCACGGTGTCCTGACCAAACTTTGGGGAGGGATTTGCTCTCATACCCTGAGGTGTGGAATCCCTGCTTCCCGCTCTCCTGGCACATCAGTAGCTGCAGTCAAGCGGATTCCACTGGGGACTGCCCACACAGAGGAGTCCCCTACTCCCCTCATAGGTAAAATCACAAATCTTACCATGCTGACACCAAAGGCAAGGTGAGAAGGGAGAGCCTTTCTGAGCCCTGCCAGTGGCTGGTCCTCAGGAGCGATGTTAATTCAACAATGAGCACATGGAGAGAGGCACTGACTCTGGAGTCTGGCTCTCATCCCTCTAGAAACTGTGTGCCCTGAACTAGTGTCCTTCATGCTTAAGGCAGTGTTCTGGAGGAAGCCTCTCAAAAAGCCTATTACCTTATCACCATATCTCCTGGGTAAATCCGTGCCCCCACTGCCCTCCAGGCAGGCTGGCCCCTGTGTGGTGGCCACCTTGTCAGAGTCAGAGGCAGTCTGTGAAGTGGAGGGCAGGCCTAAGCCTGCAGCACCTGGGGTTCTAACAACAGCCAGGCAGGTATGGTGTCCATTTAGGGGAGTTTCAGAACTTCCCAGAAGTCAGTGTTCTCATCTTAGAAATGACAAGAAGGTCACAGGAATCCCTTGCAGTTCTAACCATTCCATGATTTAGATTGTAAAAGTTGCTGCTCTAAGTCAActgtaagaaaagaagaaaaaaaaagaagcatacCCATCCCCAAATTTATATCAATCTCTCTGACCTAAAGACCCTCATGATTTGAATATTTGGCTGACTTTGCAAAATTTCCTAACAATctttgcaaaacaaagaaattcccCAGTGTTTTGAAGTACCCTGAAGACATCTGAGTGGTAGTGACCAAGAGGACACCCTCTGAGACTGAAATGCTGAGAGGCAGCACAGAAAACACACGTGGCTTCCTTTCTTGTGTGGATCTCTTGGAACCCCAGACTCAGGCTTCCGGTTCCTTCTCCAGAAGGTCACCCAAGCATTAAAAATTTACATACTCGCAGAAGTCTCTTACAAACTTCAGTACCATTATCTAGGAAATgttgtgaaataaaataagatgGTCCTTCTTGTTCCCTGCCCCTCTACAGCTTTTCCCCTCACCTTCCTTATCTGATACTTCATTCTGACTACCCTGTGCCCAGAAACACCCCCGTGGTGCCCAACAAGGCCCCTCGCAGCCTAGCTCCAACCTCCTTGTCAAGCTTTACTGCCACACATATCCTTTCTGTGTATTAAGCTCTAACCAACCACTTTCTCTGATCTCTTTGCCCTTGAATAGAGCCTGGTACCACAAGAAAGCACAGGCTTAGGAATCAGATTAAATCCATGCTAtagcttttcagctttatgaaTTTGGAAATGACATATACTATTTCTGAGCTTTACTTTTCAGATCTGTGAAAATAAGATGTAATATTGTTACTGGTTCTCTGTCTCTTTGTGGCCCAGACAAACAGCACAGAAGGATCTTCATGAGAAAGGTCACCAGAAAACAATCAGaagatatttattttatctgCATGTGCAGATGTAGTCTCTTTAAATATCAAGAAAAGCAAAATCCTCAGACCTTCTCTAGAcactaaaagaaaatgagaaaatggaaaatatcagagGGCAAGGACAAGCTCTAGAATAAAGTTTCTTCAGTCTGGAAAGTCTTAAAGAGCCCACACCACCCTCGGAGGTGAAATGCAAAGTCCCAAGAGTCTACACAAAGAAAGTATGGCTCTGAAATCTGAATTCGATGGTCTCAGAAGAGTGACTATAAAATAAATCATCTTCTAGTTGAACCTTATGTTTTACAGACAAAGAAATCCTAGGCCACAGAAGTGAAGGACCCCAACTCCTGCCCTCTACCCCAGTATAATTTTCATTATACCCAACaagtagcattttttttctccccataaaAATTTGAAGTGAGAAGACACTGCTCTAAAAACTTCATAAATACTCCATTTATGCATCCATTTCAGTGCCAAGCTTGGAGGAGAGAAggtaccacacacacaaaattgtcAGGCAGTGGTTTCACAATGACCTCATCATGAGAGTGCAAAGGGAGCGTCCAGAGTTCAGGCTTCCCTCCAGGGTTCAAGAGCTGTCAtaagtgaagccaagaaaacaggaacaacagAATATCCACTAGGCAATGGATATATGGGCTATTTGACCAAGTGACTGAAAAATGCACATATGTCACATCTAAGAGCAACTGATGATGCAATGGGAAGGTCTGCCAGCCCAGTGTTCTCAAACTCTAATGTGCATTAGAATCACTTGGGACGTTTGTTCAAATGTGCAAGTAGCCAATTTGTTCATAAAGATTCTGATTCAGATTATCTAGGgggacccaggaatctgcatttttacagGCATCCAAGGTTTAGAATTTGAGAATGACTACACTAAACTGAAGGTCTCAGTCCAAAGAATGTATCTTCAACCATGCCCTTGACAAAAAGCATGCCTGTCTCAAAGCTGGTGCTCAAGAAACATTTGCTCTCCTCTGAGTTTTATTCAATAGTGGATTGAATATGGTTGTCATATTACTTGGTGGTTTGAAACAGTATCAACAATTACTGAGTACCTGCTCTGTAGCAGGCATTACCTTCAACTCTGGGGACACAAAAGCACAGAACACACAATCCTTATTTTTGACGAACATATATGCCACCTGGGGAAATAGTCCTTCTATATAAAATCTTTGGTACATGTCAATAGGTAATGTATGCCATAAGATACCAGAGGACAGAAAAATCATGCCAGGCTTTGGCAGTTCAAGGAGGAAAGACTTGAACTTGGACCTTGAAAGAGAAGTGGACCCAGATTATCAAAGGACAGTCTATGGAAGAAAGGTCTAGAAATGAGACCATTTTTGTTGTattcaagacaaagaacaaaaacTTATTGAGAATTTACAAATGCCAGG from Manis pentadactyla isolate mManPen7 chromosome 9, mManPen7.hap1, whole genome shotgun sequence includes the following:
- the TNFSF4 gene encoding tumor necrosis factor ligand superfamily member 4 isoform X3, which translates into the protein MQIVPPQYPPIQSIRVQFTRCDNEKGFIITSPSKYETMKVQDNAIIIRCDGFYLISLKGYFSQELSLSLHYRKGREPLFSLSKVKSVNSIAVPYLAFKDKVYLNVTTDDTSCEDIQVNGGELILIHQNPGGFCAY
- the TNFSF4 gene encoding tumor necrosis factor ligand superfamily member 4 isoform X2, with the translated sequence MEGVQPLDGNVGTTPGRRLQNNKLWLVASIIQGLGLLLCLTYICLHFYTPQVPPQYPPIQSIRVQFTRCDNEKGFIITSPSKYETMKVQDNAIIIRCDGFYLISLKGYFSQELSLSLHYRKGREPLFSLSKVKSVNSIAVPYLAFKDKVYLNVTTDDTSCEDIQVNGGELILIHQNPGGFCAY
- the TNFSF4 gene encoding tumor necrosis factor ligand superfamily member 4 isoform X1; translation: MSLKCKHSPQSPKTREKGKEAFQKYKLLKKFSCLDYCLLKTNANQLHFYSDALQKYSCKNASSSRFMKNTRIQVSTNLKGIKLNWVPPQYPPIQSIRVQFTRCDNEKGFIITSPSKYETMKVQDNAIIIRCDGFYLISLKGYFSQELSLSLHYRKGREPLFSLSKVKSVNSIAVPYLAFKDKVYLNVTTDDTSCEDIQVNGGELILIHQNPGGFCAY